In Pseudomonas fluorescens, one genomic interval encodes:
- a CDS encoding dihydrofolate reductase — translation MTKSLPLSLIAALGENRVIGVDNSMPWHLPGDFKYFKATTLGKPIIMGRKTWDSLGRPLPGRLNIVVSRQPDLLLEGAEVYPSLEAAVVRAEEWAKAQGVDELMLIGGAQLYAQGLAQADRLYLTRVALSPEGDAWFPEFDLNQWKLVSNVPNPAEGDKPAYNFEVWEKACSRRGQVRQRRI, via the coding sequence ATGACTAAATCACTCCCCCTCAGCCTGATCGCAGCCCTCGGTGAAAACCGCGTGATCGGCGTCGACAACAGCATGCCCTGGCACCTGCCGGGGGACTTCAAATACTTCAAGGCCACGACCCTCGGCAAGCCGATCATCATGGGCCGTAAGACCTGGGACTCCCTCGGTCGTCCGCTGCCGGGGCGCTTGAACATCGTGGTCAGCCGTCAGCCGGATCTGCTGCTGGAGGGGGCGGAAGTGTATCCGTCGCTGGAAGCTGCAGTGGTGCGCGCCGAGGAATGGGCGAAAGCGCAGGGTGTCGATGAATTGATGTTGATTGGCGGCGCGCAGTTGTATGCACAGGGGCTGGCGCAGGCAGATCGTTTGTATCTGACCCGAGTGGCGCTGAGCCCGGAAGGCGATGCGTGGTTTCCGGAGTTTGACCTGAACCAGTGGAAGCTGGTGTCGAACGTGCCGAATCCGGCTGAGGGCGACAAGCCCGCTTACAACTTCGAGGTCTGGGAAAAGGCTTGCTCGCGAAGAGGGCAGGTCAGGCAAAGAAGAATTTAA